A region from the Caldalkalibacillus salinus genome encodes:
- the ytaF gene encoding sporulation membrane protein YtaF: protein MIQIASLLVLSFAVSLDSFGVGITYGLRRVTIPLKSIFIIAICSGTSIVLAMAMGQGMSYMISPQVAEMIGGFILVMIGIWALYNISKPSKESTDARSDAKDHSGNNEATVAQEVSKVWTIEIKKLGIVIHVLRKPMMADIDRSGVISGVEAFVLGIALSLDAFGAGIGAALLGYSPLATALIMATMSSSFVYLGLRVGAAFSTREWMAKLSYIPGVILILFGLIKIF from the coding sequence GTGATACAAATCGCTTCCTTACTCGTGTTATCGTTCGCCGTTAGCCTAGATAGCTTTGGCGTCGGCATCACATATGGGTTAAGAAGAGTGACCATTCCGCTAAAATCTATATTCATTATTGCTATTTGCTCCGGCACATCGATCGTTCTTGCGATGGCTATGGGGCAAGGGATGAGCTATATGATCTCTCCACAAGTAGCAGAGATGATCGGTGGATTCATTTTAGTGATGATTGGCATATGGGCGCTGTATAATATATCTAAACCGAGTAAAGAATCTACTGATGCTCGGTCTGATGCTAAAGATCATTCTGGCAACAATGAAGCTACTGTAGCACAAGAAGTCAGTAAAGTATGGACGATTGAAATTAAAAAGCTCGGTATTGTGATTCATGTGCTTCGAAAACCGATGATGGCCGATATTGATCGTTCTGGCGTAATTTCTGGGGTAGAAGCCTTCGTCTTAGGCATCGCTTTGAGTTTAGACGCTTTCGGTGCAGGCATCGGTGCTGCTTTACTAGGCTATTCCCCTTTGGCCACAGCTTTGATTATGGCCACAATGAGTAGCTCATTTGTATACCTTGGTTTAAGGGTAGGTGCCGCTTTTTCAACGAGGGAATGGATGGCTAAACTCAGCTACATTCCAGGTGTGATACTCATACTATTTGGACTAATTAAGATTTTTTGA
- the mutM gene encoding DNA-formamidopyrimidine glycosylase, with amino-acid sequence MPELPEVEVVARTLAPEIEGKTITDCDIYWPRIINYPDDKEEFKTLIKGQTFGRIRRTGKYLRIEVGEHYELVVHFRMTGKFQMIKPEEREQKHLHLFFHLEKEEEGLAYIDVRKFGDIFLVPKGEYQQIKGLYHAGIDPLSDAFTLEALQERLSSRKRHIKALLLDQSVFTGLGNYICDEVLWFDGEQGVHPQRLSHTLTPREQEGIYRRILEVIQHSITLGGNSFRDFTYGEGVKGEFKRMLKLYARKGEPCFNCGTPIERIIVGGRSTHYCPNCQRL; translated from the coding sequence GTGCCAGAGTTACCAGAAGTTGAAGTTGTAGCCAGAACACTAGCCCCAGAAATTGAGGGCAAAACGATTACAGATTGTGATATTTACTGGCCGCGTATCATTAATTACCCCGATGACAAAGAAGAGTTTAAAACGCTGATAAAAGGTCAGACATTTGGACGTATCAGACGAACGGGTAAATATTTACGTATAGAAGTCGGCGAGCATTATGAGCTCGTTGTACATTTTCGCATGACGGGAAAGTTTCAGATGATTAAGCCAGAGGAAAGAGAGCAAAAACATCTTCACCTTTTTTTTCACTTAGAAAAAGAGGAAGAGGGACTAGCATACATTGACGTACGCAAGTTTGGCGATATTTTCCTCGTTCCTAAGGGTGAGTATCAGCAGATTAAGGGACTATATCATGCGGGGATTGACCCATTGTCAGACGCTTTTACTTTAGAAGCTTTACAGGAACGATTAAGCTCTAGAAAGCGCCACATAAAAGCCTTGTTACTTGATCAGTCTGTCTTTACTGGTTTAGGCAATTATATATGTGATGAAGTCCTCTGGTTTGATGGCGAACAGGGGGTTCATCCTCAGCGGTTATCGCATACCTTAACCCCAAGAGAACAAGAAGGCATTTACCGTCGTATATTAGAGGTCATACAACATTCCATCACATTAGGTGGCAATAGCTTTAGAGATTTTACTTACGGTGAAGGCGTCAAGGGTGAATTCAAACGTATGCTTAAGCTATACGCTAGGAAAGGAGAACCTTGCTTCAATTGTGGAACCCCTATTGAAAGAATCATTGTGGGGGGACGCTCGACACACTACTGCCCAAACTGCCAGCGTTTATAG
- a CDS encoding lytic transglycosylase domain-containing protein translates to MRLNRKQWIYIISLFMLFLILNSDFFWKTMYPIAYQEEVQEAAEYFDVNPYLVLAIVQTESNFRQDRLSSKGATGLMQLMPDTADWANEESGLNKSPEAYRLNARSNILLGTWYISYLLEKYDGDMVKAVAAYNAGQGHVDRWLDDGIWDGSEYRLDQIPFGETRHYAARVLYYLKRYEDIYEYPFE, encoded by the coding sequence ATGAGACTAAATCGTAAACAATGGATCTATATCATATCGCTATTTATGCTATTCTTAATATTAAATTCCGATTTCTTTTGGAAAACGATGTATCCAATCGCCTATCAAGAAGAAGTACAGGAGGCAGCAGAGTATTTTGATGTTAATCCGTATCTCGTCCTCGCTATTGTTCAAACGGAGAGTAATTTCAGGCAAGACCGTTTATCCTCGAAGGGAGCGACAGGCCTTATGCAGTTAATGCCTGATACAGCTGATTGGGCAAATGAAGAAAGCGGTCTTAACAAATCCCCTGAAGCGTATCGTCTCAATGCGAGGTCTAACATACTGTTAGGCACTTGGTATATCTCTTATCTTTTAGAAAAATATGATGGCGATATGGTAAAAGCCGTAGCGGCTTATAATGCGGGGCAAGGCCATGTCGATCGTTGGCTAGATGATGGCATTTGGGATGGGTCCGAGTACCGCCTAGATCAAATTCCATTTGGGGAAACAAGACATTATGCAGCGCGTGTGCTTTACTATCTCAAGCGTTATGAAGACATATATGAGTACCCTTTTGAATAG
- the coaE gene encoding dephospho-CoA kinase (Dephospho-CoA kinase (CoaE) performs the final step in coenzyme A biosynthesis.): MRMVIGLTGGIASGKSTVSSMLSELGAVVIDADQIAREVVKPGEPTLEAIVDQFGIEVIQRNGHLDREKLGSMIFHDAQKRSALNGIIHPAIRERMTERKRQAQERDEDLIVLDIPLLFESELTYLVEKILVVYVPEDIQKQRLMQRDEIDEHTALAKMESQMSIEEKKDKGHAYIDNSGTREETKTQLLKILQTWGYVNNDETKS, from the coding sequence ATGCGTATGGTCATTGGATTGACAGGCGGAATTGCAAGTGGTAAATCAACGGTCTCGAGTATGTTAAGCGAACTCGGGGCCGTTGTGATAGACGCTGACCAAATTGCCAGAGAAGTGGTGAAACCTGGGGAGCCGACTTTAGAAGCCATCGTAGACCAGTTTGGTATAGAAGTCATACAACGTAATGGCCATTTGGACCGAGAAAAGTTGGGAAGTATGATCTTTCATGATGCCCAAAAACGCTCAGCTCTAAATGGGATTATCCATCCAGCCATACGTGAACGAATGACCGAACGAAAGCGACAAGCCCAAGAGAGGGACGAAGACTTGATTGTTTTAGACATCCCCCTTTTATTTGAAAGTGAACTTACCTACTTGGTAGAAAAGATTCTAGTAGTATATGTGCCTGAGGACATTCAGAAGCAAAGACTTATGCAACGTGATGAGATAGATGAGCATACAGCCTTAGCAAAAATGGAAAGTCAAATGTCTATTGAGGAAAAAAAGGACAAAGGACATGCTTACATAGATAATAGTGGCACCAGAGAGGAAACAAAAACACAGCTTTTAAAAATATTACAGACGTGGGGATACGTGAACAACGATGAGACTAAATCGTAA